The following are encoded in a window of Castanea sativa cultivar Marrone di Chiusa Pesio chromosome 5, ASM4071231v1 genomic DNA:
- the LOC142636702 gene encoding uncharacterized protein LOC142636702: MKIASLAIFVWCVYGLLVLGSAKSYFSEEDPETYKYDRVDEGKKECASVLSSASELRAEDNRVFSIKEELFFVDGDWRQEAGKAPIMPFDDRDVLKNSSDVVDPLNLVTFWVMDIDHAHRSRKSVSVSGFLVMGMTLAGTFENSRYHGSPQFRIWPSHSELSIAFEGVYTESKKNGGERVLCLLGSTMLPSREPNSMDPWEWVKVSIPRYDQPPLLQDDRILFVLRFPKTFTLTNRAIQGELRSLNPKSNPKYFDVIHISSQLGKLADYKFGSEKIVSKACDPYPYQDSLMDGGINIYKEFFFCEILEEVTRDQAFTVVPNWRCNSTDAFCSKLGPFVSDKEIKATDGGFKGVKLYMQNVKCEQKVPRGNVSSARVSALFRAVPPSENQYAAALRSGLGNMTVAAEGIWKSSSGQLCMVGCLGVVDAEGSGCDSRICLYIPISFSIKQRSIIFGSFSSTNKKNASYFPLSFEKLVQPTELWNYFKVSRPNYIYTKFVVAGTILEENEPFTFRTVIKKSFLQFPKLEDTEAFLVSLSLLSEDLTLHVSAFPDPSSRHSWPRTDVQLEILSVGPLFGRYWSSHNGSTTDEETPYHTKAEYTEKQLLLNVSAQLSLTGKDYGNFSMLFLEGLYDPHVGKMYLVGCRDVRASWKILFESMDLEAGMDCLVEVVVSYPPTTTRWLVNPTAMISIVSKRTEDDPLHFSTIKLETFPIMYRKQREDILSHRGVEGILRILTLSLAIACILSQLFYIKHNLDYVPYISLVMLGVQALGYSLPLITGAEALFKRISSETYETSSYDLENNQWFHIMDYTVKLLVMVSFLLTLRLCQKVWKSRIRSLTRAPLEPHRVPSDKRVLLTTITIHVIGYVIVLIVHSMKTSQGLIRVKSHLISRGNSHMLREWEAVLEEYVGLVQDFFLLPQIIGNFVWQIDCKPLRKLYFIGITAVRLFPHFYDYIRAPVRNPYFAEDYEFVNPNLDFYSKFGDIAIPVTAIILAIAVYIQQRWNYEKLSQTLTLGHYKLLPLGSRMYERLPSQIVEAELVSGVNGNVAHEKECNDVE, from the coding sequence ATGAAGATTGCATCTTTGgctatttttgtttggtgtgtgtATGGGCTTTTGGTCTTGGGGTCTGCAAAGTCATACTTCTCTGAAGAAGATCCTGAAACCTACAAGTATGATAGAGTAgatgaagggaaaaaagaatGTGCTTCTGTTCTATCTTCTGCCTCTGAATTGAGAGCTGAAGACAATAGAGTTTTTAGTATCAAAGAAGAACTCTTTTTTGTCGATGGGGATTGGAGGCAGGAGGCAGGTAAGGCTCCAATAATGCCATTTGATGATAGAGATGTGTTAAAGAATTCATCTGATGTTGTGGATCCATTAAATTTGGTTACTTTTTGGGTAATGGATATTGATCATGCCCATCGATCTAGGAAGTCTGTGAGTGTCAGTGGGTTCTTGGTCATGGGCATGACTCTAGCTGGTACATTTGAGAATAGTAGGTACCATGGAAGTCCTCAGTTTAGGATATGGCCTAGCCATTCTGAGCTCTCAATTGCCTTTGAAGGGGTTTACActgaatcaaagaaaaatggtGGGGAAAGAGTGTTATGTTTGTTGGGAAGCACAATGTTGCCATCTAGGGAGCCCAATTCTATGGATCCATGGGAATGGGTGAAGGTTTCTATTCCGAGATATGACCAGCCTCCTCTTTTGCAAGATGATCGAATTCTGTTTGTACTTCGCTTTCCCAAGACATTCACGTTAACAAACCGGGCAATCCAAGGGGAGTTGAGAAGtttaaatccaaaatcaaaccctAAGTACTTTGATGTGATTCACATTTCATCCCAGTTGGGCAAGTTGGCAGACTATAAGTTTGGGTCTGAAAAGATTGTGTCCAAAGCATGTGATCCATATCCATACCAGGATAGTTTGATGGATGGAGGCATTAATAtctataaagaattttttttttgtgaaatactTGAAGAAGTTACTCGGGATCAGGCTTTCACAGTTGTGCCAAACTGGAGATGTAATAGCACAGATGCGTTTTGCAGTAAATTGGGTCCATTTGTGTCAGATAAGGAGATTAAAGCGACAGATGGGGGCTTTAAAGGTGTTAAACTTTACATGCAGAATGTTAAGTGTGAGCAAAAAGTTCCTCGGGGAAATGTCAGTTCTGCTAGGGTTTCAGCATTGTTTAGAGCTGTTCCTCCATCGGAGAATCAGTATGCTGCAGCACTGAGATCTGGGCTTGGCAACATGACTGTTGCTGCTGAGGGGATTTGGAAGTCTTCTAGTGGGCAACTTTGCATGGTTGGCTGTCTTGGAGTTGTTGATGCTGAAGGGAGTGGGTGTGATTCTCGGATCTGTTTGTATATACctatttcattttccataaagcAACGGAGCATTATTTTTGGGAGTTTTTCTAGCACAAATAAGAAGAATGCATCATACTTTCCTTTATCATTTGAAAAGCTAGTGCAGCCAACAGAGCTGTGGAATTATTTTAAAGTTTCCCGTCCAAATTACATCTacacaaaatttgttgtagctGGTACTATCCTAGAAGAGAATGAGCCCTTCACTTTTCGAACTGTCATCAAGAAGTCTTTTCTTCAATTCCCCAAACTGGAGGACACAGAGGCGTTCCTAGTTAGTCTTTCGCTTCTCTCGGAAGATCTCACCCTTCATGTCTCTGCATTTCCTGATCCATCTTCTAGACATTCATGGCCTAGAACTGATGTTCAACTGGAAATTCTTTCAGTTGGTCCATTGTTTGGGCGTTACTGGTCTTCACACAATGGTTCCACCACAGATGAGGAGACCCCTTACCACACCAAGGCTGAATACACTGAAAAGCAGCTCCTCCTCAATGTATCAGCACAGCTCAGTCTCACTGGAAAAGATTATGGAAACTTTTCTATGCTTTTCTTGGAGGGTCTTTATGATCCACATGTTGGAAAGATGTATTTAGTTGGTTGCAGGGATGTCCGGGCATCGTGGAAGATCTTATTTGAGAGCATGGATCTTGAAGCTGGGATGGATTGTTTAGTTGAGGTGGTGGTGTCATACCCTCCGACTACAACTCGGTGGTTAGTCAATCCAACAGCAATGATTTCGATAGTTAGCAAAAGAACTGAAGATGACCCTCTCCACTTTAGTACAATCAAGCTTGAAACTTTTCCAATTATGTACAGGAAGCAGCGGGAAGACATTCTATCTCATAGGGGTGTTGAGGGGATCCTCCGTATTTTGACACTTTCACTCGCAATTGCTTGCATTTTAAGCCAGCTGTTCTACATCAAGCATAATTTGGATTATGTCCCCTATATATCACTTGTTATGCTAGGTGTCCAAGCTCTTGGTTATAGTCTTCCTCTGATCACAGGTGCAGAAGCTCTCTTCAAGAGAATCTCTTCTGAAACTTATGAGACATCATCTTATGATCTTGAGAACAATCAGTGGTTTCATATAATGGATTACACTGTGAAGCTTCTTGTAATGGTCTCATTTCTACTGACTTTGAGACTATGTCAGAAGGTGTGGAAATCTCGCATCAGATCATTAACACGAGCCCCTTTAGAACCACATCGTGTCCCTAGTGATAAGCGGGTACTTCTTACTACCATTACAATCCATGTCATTGGGTATGTAATAGTTCTTATCGTTCATAGTATGAAGACTAGCCAGGGACTTATCAGGGTGAAATCACATTTAATATCAAGGGGAAATTCCCACATGTTGCGGGAATGGGAAGCAGTACTAGAAGAATATGTGGGTCTCGTTCAAGATTTTTTCCTGCTCCCTCAAATTATTGGCAACTTTGTGTGGCAGATTGATTGTAAACCACTCAGGAAACTCTATTTCATTGGAATCACAGCAGTCAGACTGTTCCCCCATTTTTATGATTACATAAGAGCACCTGTTCGGAATCCTTACTTCGCTGAAGATTATGAGTTTGTCAACCCAAATTTGGATTTTTACTCTAAGTTTGGGGATATTGCAATACCTGTGACAGCGATTATTCTTGCAATAGCAGTCTATATTCAGCAGAGGTGGAATTATGAGAAGCTCAGCCAGACTCTTACCTTGGGGCATTATAAGCTTCTTCCATTGGGGTCTAGAATGTATGAGCGGTTGCCTTCCCAGATAGTTGAAGCTGAACTTGTTTCTGGAGTTAATGGTAATGTTGCACATGAAAAAGAGTGTAATGATGTAGAATGA